One segment of Candidatus Nanopelagicales bacterium DNA contains the following:
- a CDS encoding fibronectin type III domain-containing protein: protein MAQCPDPVTSVRAEPGNNQVTLHWVEPSNADQIEVTEYWIKVTPQDRAIKVKAPTANAVVSGLRNGTEYEFIIFATTLDGASKPSFPVKATPSTGMEGEVAGLIVKFEAGTAVADGQATVPGEERVSSVDMEVNRHLGQGAVLVALDESVSVTKAEEIAQELESDARVQWAEPDQFLFTANDESVALTNSADMWNLNGRYGIDAPTSPTSQGSGVTVAVIDTGATSHPAINSRLVSGYDFVSSPDALAAVRQGDSRPVAFDADYVETSTFGVVGRDANPADPGDWRGAGSVRASSWHGTKMAGLIASVAPGAQIQPIRALSWRGGLLSDIASAITWASGGEVGGVPANSHPSKIINMSFATQVICPVALQQAIDDARARGSVLIAAAGNANDNASNYAPGNCNGVITVGSSTSDGVRAAYSNYGDVVDLSAPGGDNATPVKIASNSGTTSPETPAMSNDFGTSVSAAHVSAAAAILVGKTLASSPDDVYRTLTGRAHVKPFANPNCDANPDYECGAGILTLNLAQIAAAGDTDYYMNFNGTNQRAKSSGYYPVANGPDQAFTASAWVYDTSANDFWQYIMAQSAGSGSDFAIGTVNGTQNIVVSDWFTGVLLPTDQWVHVAVSRSGTSATLYLNGGVAAVTNNYVPLNNFTNQQFRVGSYIDDRSEYWEGRIDQVKVYNYALSTAEILSDMQSWGAAAGASSSSLIALYDFNDALNATVTNRGYQGTQYGMGNLASENGPSYSELATPSTSGSTTTVIFRRSYLTSFGGWIAPAGVTTSTTLVVGGGGAGGFDGGGGGGGGGVYDGSVGVNAGGANTVIVGQGGVSRKGYNPANNCWNGNSIGAVGCSGNGGTTSQFQGANASGGGGGGGKNANGGNYGGALSAAGAGGGGGSGDNNFVGAGGAGVYYGGNGSGGRMGGGGGGASGAGSAGANFDNYGAGYAGNGVTSSRSGSAVMYGSGGTGGAWTCANCIVAPPSGGGMGGWLGVGGGFATPNQGGGGGGGGSDGTLPGYGGNGVVVVTYSTVPAAPTSLTSTAGQSQVTLSWVAPSYTGGSAVTGYRVQYAPVSGSWSNPSSGTCSTATTSTATSCTITGLTAGTAYTFQMQAINGNGNGSWVQFSSATPFGALSTFTVTTTASAPIGAQVAGTAFNIRITAKDSGGNTVTSFTGTVDLTSTSLFGASSGGTTTAFSAGILASKSITLLRSGTSQTITATQTGASAAGSSAAFAINSGTATQLQTLLPGETAAPGTATGKTGSPTAQVAGASFTTTVNAVDANWNLVASATPTVRLTSSDGAATLPANAPLVSGTKAFTVTLNTMGSQTITAADTSGSSPLTSSTSTAVSVGKPTQATLSVSSVSGTYGSALTLTTSGGSGSGAVTYAAVDGTATGCSVSGTSLTVTQAGTCLVTATKAEDANYAQASSAQTTVTFSKAPQAAFTITSASTVVFGESVTLTTSGGSGTGAVSFIPGGSTGTASCLVSNGSTNSVTGTNAGGTCEVIGEKADDDNYQQVLTAQWVTVTTRPITLTATSPSVDFGSSLGQSYSVTSGSLAFSNAISGMTYTYAGTGSTSYGPSTTAPTAVGTYSVTPSAVVLSNGNAANYDITYAVGTVTISRASQTISFAQPSGVTYGAAPYALAPTSSSGLSVTLTSGTPLACSVASNIVTVVGAGTCTLTAAQAGDSSYLAATDVSRSFAVAQASQSPLSISSASSVAFGGTISLGTTGGSGSGAVTYAVSGPSTCTVNGTILTPGNTGSTCVVTATKAGDTNHTSVSSSAQTITVTQAGQVLAFTSSVPASPVATGSYTPAASSTSTVTGASSGLTPTITVRAASSSVCTISGGTVSFLTSGSCILDANSAATTNFSVASQVSQTIVVGSANQSITFAQPANVTYGSASVSMGATASSNLDVTYTRGSGTTNTACSVSTLGAVTILAVGTCEVVAAQAGDSTYAAASPVSRAFAVQPALPTAPSIASVSAANQSITVGFTAPGFTGGVSISGYQIVATPTTTGTTVTTNSCTISPCSITGLANGTAYTVTVAAINAAGVGPASSASSSITAATSAYAVGALSAIPGNTTVTLLWTALTNPQLGGGTFTRYDVYMRTSGTSTWNLVSNALTSQSADNITIPGLDNGTSYDFRLVAITTANGVQIPGNTTDVVQYASTTTSAPRSVTVLAATATEVQVSWQAPLTDGGAPLVSPYYSVIVTSTNAGASTPRTCVFASATDRFCTASNLTNGAAYTVTVAAINRMGTSTPATTTYNVPSSDASLSNLVVSGSSGTLVLSPAFISATTAYTATVPNSVSTVTVTPTSTMGGSSITVDSAAVTSGSASSAIALAVGINTIQILVTASDPRFTQRYTLTIRRDVAAGGNSGTSSTITVNPSNAVTPPSVSMSGSELLTVTVDGVMQPRPKFLTNTSASGWIVSGQGYDISVAARNAANQEFPKSASGVMRVPQGGSLVIAGSGANPGSDVAVFVIPRAETRTSAREGLNALYLGSAVVDRFGTYSSILTVNASVPVASYVLQVNSVTQANQVRSVNILLNVVAAESVSTNGRQGSLAGKAFFNARSTSFTSRGLSDLKAIVRKVPRGVRDVNVQVIGVSVGRGSREGNLRLAAQRARKLTDYLVGHGVRGRYSVAVWSNFEVRSKEFSAEPWVSRTGKPLSTVRIIYPVVTND from the coding sequence TTGGCTCAATGCCCGGATCCGGTTACCAGTGTTCGCGCTGAACCTGGAAATAATCAGGTTACGTTGCATTGGGTTGAGCCTTCCAATGCTGACCAAATTGAAGTAACCGAATACTGGATCAAGGTCACGCCGCAAGATCGCGCCATCAAGGTCAAAGCTCCCACAGCTAACGCGGTTGTTTCGGGTTTGCGTAACGGCACTGAATATGAATTCATCATTTTTGCCACGACCCTTGATGGTGCGAGTAAGCCAAGTTTCCCCGTCAAAGCGACACCTTCAACAGGGATGGAAGGTGAAGTAGCAGGCTTGATCGTGAAGTTTGAAGCCGGCACAGCTGTGGCGGATGGCCAAGCCACTGTGCCTGGTGAAGAGCGCGTGAGTTCAGTGGACATGGAAGTAAACCGGCATCTTGGCCAAGGTGCCGTACTTGTTGCGCTTGATGAATCAGTTTCTGTCACTAAGGCCGAAGAAATTGCTCAAGAATTGGAATCTGATGCCCGCGTGCAATGGGCAGAGCCTGATCAATTCCTTTTTACGGCCAACGATGAATCTGTCGCATTGACGAATAGTGCTGACATGTGGAACCTCAATGGCCGTTACGGCATTGATGCACCCACGTCGCCAACTTCTCAGGGGAGCGGGGTCACGGTCGCGGTTATTGATACGGGAGCAACAAGTCACCCTGCGATCAACTCAAGATTAGTTTCAGGCTACGACTTCGTCTCCAGCCCCGATGCGCTAGCCGCCGTACGGCAAGGCGACAGTCGGCCAGTTGCCTTTGACGCTGACTATGTCGAAACCTCGACTTTCGGCGTTGTCGGACGCGATGCAAATCCGGCAGATCCTGGTGACTGGCGTGGTGCGGGTTCAGTTCGCGCATCAAGTTGGCACGGTACGAAAATGGCCGGGCTCATTGCTTCTGTAGCACCGGGTGCGCAAATCCAACCTATTCGAGCTCTGTCGTGGCGGGGTGGTTTGCTAAGCGACATCGCTTCTGCAATTACATGGGCGTCAGGTGGCGAAGTTGGTGGAGTTCCTGCAAATAGTCACCCCTCAAAAATCATCAACATGTCATTCGCCACCCAGGTGATCTGCCCAGTTGCATTGCAGCAAGCTATTGATGACGCCCGTGCTCGCGGAAGTGTGCTTATCGCTGCGGCGGGTAACGCGAATGACAATGCGAGTAACTATGCGCCTGGTAACTGCAATGGCGTGATAACGGTTGGATCGAGCACCAGCGATGGTGTGCGCGCTGCCTATTCAAATTACGGTGATGTTGTTGATCTTTCTGCACCTGGCGGTGACAACGCCACGCCGGTCAAAATTGCATCAAATAGTGGAACTACATCTCCAGAAACACCCGCTATGTCGAATGATTTCGGCACGTCGGTTTCTGCGGCGCATGTTTCAGCTGCAGCAGCGATACTCGTCGGAAAAACATTAGCTTCGAGTCCCGACGATGTGTACCGCACTCTCACGGGGCGTGCACATGTGAAACCTTTCGCGAATCCAAACTGCGATGCCAATCCTGACTACGAATGTGGTGCGGGAATTCTCACGTTGAATCTCGCGCAGATAGCCGCTGCAGGTGACACCGATTACTACATGAACTTCAATGGCACGAACCAACGGGCAAAGTCTTCGGGTTATTACCCAGTGGCGAACGGCCCGGACCAAGCCTTCACTGCCTCGGCATGGGTGTATGACACCAGTGCGAATGACTTTTGGCAATACATCATGGCGCAGAGTGCTGGTTCAGGATCCGACTTCGCCATTGGCACGGTGAACGGCACCCAGAACATCGTGGTCAGCGACTGGTTCACGGGCGTACTTCTACCCACCGATCAATGGGTACACGTTGCGGTATCAAGGTCTGGAACGTCAGCGACGCTCTACCTCAACGGTGGTGTCGCAGCTGTCACGAATAACTACGTGCCGCTGAACAACTTCACTAATCAGCAATTCCGAGTCGGCTCCTACATCGATGACCGATCTGAGTATTGGGAAGGCCGCATTGATCAGGTCAAGGTCTACAACTACGCCTTGTCCACCGCAGAAATCCTGTCGGATATGCAGTCGTGGGGCGCGGCCGCCGGAGCCTCGTCGAGTTCGCTTATTGCGCTCTACGATTTCAACGATGCCCTTAATGCCACTGTCACCAATCGGGGCTATCAGGGCACTCAGTACGGGATGGGCAATCTCGCATCGGAAAACGGGCCTTCTTACAGCGAGCTCGCTACGCCCTCCACCTCAGGATCCACCACCACGGTCATCTTCCGGCGCTCATACCTCACCTCGTTCGGTGGCTGGATCGCGCCCGCCGGCGTGACGACCTCGACCACACTGGTTGTCGGTGGCGGAGGCGCAGGTGGCTTCGACGGCGGTGGCGGTGGCGGTGGCGGTGGTGTCTACGACGGCTCCGTGGGTGTGAACGCCGGAGGTGCAAACACGGTGATCGTGGGTCAAGGCGGAGTGTCTCGCAAGGGCTACAACCCTGCGAACAACTGCTGGAACGGCAATAGCATCGGCGCAGTTGGCTGCTCCGGAAACGGTGGCACCACCAGCCAGTTCCAGGGAGCCAATGCCTCGGGCGGCGGTGGCGGTGGCGGCAAGAACGCCAATGGCGGTAACTACGGAGGAGCCCTCTCGGCTGCTGGTGCCGGTGGTGGTGGCGGAAGTGGCGATAACAATTTCGTGGGTGCAGGTGGCGCCGGCGTCTACTACGGCGGTAACGGCAGCGGTGGCCGCATGGGCGGTGGCGGTGGCGGTGCTTCAGGGGCAGGCAGTGCCGGTGCAAACTTCGATAATTACGGCGCAGGCTACGCCGGCAACGGTGTGACCAGTTCACGCTCAGGTTCGGCCGTCATGTACGGCAGCGGTGGCACCGGTGGAGCTTGGACTTGCGCGAATTGCATTGTGGCACCGCCAAGTGGCGGTGGCATGGGTGGATGGTTGGGCGTGGGTGGCGGATTCGCGACTCCGAACCAAGGCGGTGGCGGTGGTGGCGGCGGTAGCGACGGAACGCTGCCCGGCTATGGCGGTAACGGTGTTGTTGTCGTCACTTACTCGACCGTGCCGGCCGCTCCGACGTCGCTGACGTCGACCGCCGGTCAGTCCCAGGTCACGCTCTCCTGGGTTGCACCGAGTTACACGGGTGGCTCGGCCGTCACCGGATACCGCGTGCAGTACGCGCCGGTGAGTGGCTCCTGGTCAAACCCGAGTTCAGGCACGTGCTCGACCGCTACGACCTCGACGGCAACCTCCTGCACGATCACCGGCCTGACCGCCGGTACCGCCTATACCTTCCAGATGCAGGCCATCAACGGCAACGGCAACGGAAGCTGGGTGCAGTTCAGCAGTGCCACTCCATTCGGTGCACTGAGCACGTTCACCGTCACGACTACCGCGAGCGCGCCGATCGGGGCCCAGGTCGCGGGAACGGCATTCAACATACGCATCACTGCCAAGGATTCCGGCGGTAACACGGTCACCAGTTTCACGGGAACAGTGGATCTCACCTCCACTTCGCTGTTCGGTGCAAGCAGTGGGGGAACGACGACTGCCTTCAGTGCGGGCATCCTCGCGTCGAAGTCGATCACGCTCCTTCGCTCCGGCACGTCGCAGACCATCACGGCGACGCAGACCGGAGCTTCCGCGGCCGGAAGTTCAGCTGCTTTCGCGATCAATTCCGGCACCGCCACGCAGCTCCAGACCCTGCTGCCCGGTGAGACTGCTGCGCCGGGAACCGCCACAGGCAAGACGGGGTCGCCCACAGCTCAAGTCGCCGGAGCGAGCTTCACGACCACAGTGAATGCCGTCGATGCGAACTGGAATCTCGTCGCTTCAGCCACGCCAACGGTTCGCCTGACCTCAAGCGACGGCGCTGCGACACTGCCGGCGAATGCTCCTCTCGTGTCCGGGACGAAGGCGTTCACTGTCACGCTGAACACGATGGGTTCGCAGACCATCACTGCGGCAGACACCTCGGGCTCATCGCCATTGACCTCGTCCACGAGCACCGCCGTGAGTGTCGGCAAGCCGACGCAGGCGACCCTCAGCGTGAGCTCGGTCTCGGGCACTTACGGGTCCGCGCTGACGCTCACTACGTCAGGCGGTTCCGGCTCCGGCGCTGTGACGTACGCCGCGGTGGACGGCACGGCGACGGGGTGCTCTGTATCTGGAACTTCGCTCACCGTCACCCAGGCGGGCACCTGCCTCGTCACCGCCACCAAGGCCGAGGACGCGAACTACGCGCAGGCATCATCTGCCCAGACGACGGTCACCTTTTCGAAGGCACCTCAGGCTGCCTTCACCATCACCTCGGCCTCGACAGTTGTCTTCGGCGAATCCGTGACCCTGACCACCAGCGGTGGCTCCGGCACCGGTGCGGTGTCCTTCATCCCGGGTGGTTCCACCGGCACGGCAAGTTGCCTGGTTTCCAACGGTTCGACGAACTCGGTCACCGGTACGAATGCCGGCGGCACCTGCGAGGTCATCGGCGAGAAGGCCGATGATGACAATTACCAGCAGGTGCTGACAGCGCAATGGGTGACGGTGACGACAAGGCCCATCACCCTGACGGCGACGAGCCCCAGCGTCGATTTCGGAAGCTCGCTGGGTCAGAGCTACTCGGTCACCTCCGGCAGCCTCGCCTTCAGCAACGCGATCTCAGGCATGACCTACACCTATGCCGGTACCGGTTCGACCAGTTACGGCCCGTCGACGACGGCGCCGACGGCAGTAGGCACCTACTCCGTGACGCCTTCGGCAGTCGTGCTGTCCAACGGCAACGCTGCAAATTACGACATCACGTATGCGGTCGGCACCGTCACGATCAGCCGTGCCTCCCAGACGATCAGCTTCGCTCAGCCCTCCGGTGTCACCTACGGGGCGGCACCCTATGCGCTTGCGCCGACCTCGAGCTCGGGGCTGTCCGTCACGCTGACGTCGGGCACTCCGCTGGCGTGCTCGGTGGCCAGCAACATCGTCACGGTTGTCGGTGCCGGAACCTGCACGCTGACCGCTGCTCAGGCCGGTGACTCCAGCTACCTCGCTGCAACGGATGTGTCACGCAGTTTCGCCGTGGCCCAGGCGAGTCAGTCGCCACTGTCCATCTCCTCGGCGTCATCCGTGGCCTTCGGCGGCACGATCTCTCTCGGCACCACCGGCGGTTCGGGCTCGGGGGCAGTGACCTACGCGGTCTCGGGCCCCAGCACCTGCACTGTCAATGGCACCATTCTCACGCCGGGTAACACCGGCTCCACGTGCGTGGTCACGGCCACGAAGGCGGGGGACACGAACCACACCTCTGTGTCGTCGAGTGCCCAGACCATCACCGTCACCCAGGCCGGCCAGGTGCTGGCATTCACGTCGAGCGTGCCGGCGAGCCCGGTGGCGACTGGGAGTTACACGCCCGCTGCCTCGTCGACCTCGACAGTGACCGGCGCATCATCCGGTCTCACGCCGACCATCACGGTGCGAGCCGCGTCAAGTTCGGTCTGCACGATCAGTGGCGGGACAGTGAGCTTCCTAACCTCGGGCTCCTGCATCCTTGATGCGAACTCCGCTGCCACGACCAACTTCTCCGTAGCGAGCCAGGTCTCGCAGACGATCGTCGTGGGCAGCGCGAATCAGAGCATCACGTTCGCTCAGCCCGCGAATGTCACGTATGGCTCGGCTTCGGTCTCGATGGGGGCAACGGCTTCCTCGAATCTCGACGTCACGTATACCCGAGGTTCGGGCACGACCAACACGGCATGCTCGGTCTCGACTCTCGGTGCTGTCACCATCCTGGCCGTGGGCACGTGCGAGGTGGTCGCAGCTCAGGCCGGTGACAGCACGTATGCGGCCGCCTCGCCGGTCTCCCGCGCATTCGCCGTTCAGCCTGCCCTGCCTACGGCGCCGTCCATTGCCTCTGTCTCGGCGGCGAATCAGTCGATCACTGTCGGCTTCACTGCGCCGGGATTCACCGGGGGAGTATCGATCTCGGGCTATCAGATCGTGGCCACCCCCACCACGACCGGCACCACGGTCACTACTAACTCGTGCACTATCTCGCCGTGCTCCATCACGGGTCTGGCTAATGGCACGGCGTACACCGTGACCGTGGCGGCCATCAACGCGGCAGGAGTCGGCCCTGCTTCGTCGGCCTCGAGCTCGATCACCGCGGCCACGTCGGCTTACGCGGTGGGCGCCCTCTCGGCGATCCCCGGGAACACCACTGTGACCCTGCTCTGGACGGCCCTGACGAACCCACAACTGGGTGGCGGCACGTTCACTCGTTATGACGTCTATATGCGCACTTCAGGCACCTCGACCTGGAATCTGGTTTCTAACGCGCTCACATCGCAATCGGCTGACAACATCACGATCCCGGGTCTGGACAATGGCACCTCCTATGACTTCCGGCTCGTTGCGATCACCACGGCTAACGGCGTACAGATCCCAGGCAACACGACGGATGTCGTGCAATACGCCTCGACGACGACAAGCGCGCCGCGCAGCGTCACGGTGCTGGCCGCTACCGCGACCGAGGTTCAGGTCTCCTGGCAGGCGCCGCTCACCGACGGCGGCGCGCCACTGGTTTCCCCTTACTACTCGGTGATCGTGACATCGACGAATGCCGGGGCGAGCACTCCGAGAACCTGCGTATTTGCCTCTGCAACCGACCGCTTCTGCACGGCCTCGAACCTCACCAACGGCGCCGCCTACACCGTCACAGTCGCGGCGATCAATCGCATGGGTACCAGTACTCCGGCTACGACGACCTACAACGTGCCTTCCAGTGATGCGTCGCTCTCGAATCTCGTGGTGAGCGGATCCTCGGGAACCCTCGTGTTGAGCCCCGCGTTCATCTCGGCGACGACCGCGTACACCGCGACAGTCCCGAATAGCGTTTCCACTGTGACCGTGACCCCGACATCCACCATGGGTGGCTCAAGCATCACTGTTGATTCCGCCGCAGTGACCTCGGGCTCGGCCTCGTCGGCCATTGCCCTGGCGGTGGGCATCAACACCATTCAAATATTGGTGACGGCATCGGATCCTCGATTCACGCAGCGGTACACGCTGACGATTAGGCGAGATGTAGCGGCGGGCGGAAACAGCGGAACATCGAGCACCATCACGGTAAACCCGAGTAATGCTGTGACTCCGCCATCAGTAAGCATGTCAGGTTCTGAACTGCTGACTGTCACTGTTGATGGGGTGATGCAACCACGGCCTAAGTTCCTGACAAACACTTCGGCGTCAGGTTGGATAGTTTCTGGCCAGGGATATGACATATCGGTTGCTGCACGTAATGCAGCGAATCAGGAATTCCCAAAAAGCGCATCTGGAGTCATGCGGGTTCCTCAAGGTGGGTCACTTGTAATAGCGGGTTCTGGTGCCAATCCAGGAAGTGACGTCGCAGTATTCGTCATTCCTCGCGCAGAAACGCGAACATCAGCACGGGAGGGCTTGAATGCTTTGTATCTTGGTTCTGCTGTAGTCGATCGCTTCGGAACATACTCAAGCATCTTGACGGTGAACGCGTCCGTACCTGTTGCTTCCTATGTCTTGCAAGTGAATTCGGTTACGCAAGCGAATCAGGTGCGCTCAGTCAATATTCTCCTGAACGTCGTTGCTGCAGAATCTGTGAGCACAAACGGGCGACAAGGAAGTCTGGCAGGTAAGGCATTCTTCAATGCTCGCTCAACATCATTTACGTCGCGCGGTCTCAGTGACCTAAAAGCTATTGTCAGGAAAGTGCCTCGCGGTGTCCGTGACGTGAATGTTCAGGTAATTGGCGTTTCAGTCGGCAGGGGAAGCCGTGAAGGTAACCTCCGCCTAGCTGCACAGCGCGCTCGGAAACTTACGGACTACCTGGTTGGGCACGGTGTGCGCGGAAGATACAGCGTTGCTGTGTGGTCAAACTTTGAGGTTCGGTCGAAGGAATTTTCGGCAGAACCATGGGTATCGCGGACGGGTAAACCCCTCAGTACGGTTCGCATCATCTATCCGGTGGTGACCAATGACTAG
- the pyk gene encoding pyruvate kinase: MRRAKIVATMGPATAELDALRGLIAAGMDVARLNLSHGTHEQHAEQYARIRQAADESGRAVGILADLQGPKIRLGKFASGPVLLNVGDEFIVTTEDVPGDAKMVGTTYKDLPQDVKPGDFVLVDDGRIALEVARVEGPRVVTIVKEGGRVSDNKGFNLPGAAMSVPALSDKDRDDLRWALRIGCDMIALSFVRSAADLDDVHAIMQEESVRIPVLAKVEKPQAVDNLQEIVDAFDGVMVARGDLGVELPLEQVPLVQKRAIHMCREAGKPVIVATQMLDSMISANRPTRAEASDVANAVLDGADALMLSGETSVGAHPITVVETMARIITHVESEALDRMPVLDESHAGSTNRALTHAAVSVADDVKATYLIAFTETGTSARLIARWRSATKLLAFTPNQRVRSQLALVWGVETFLVPQVEHTDDMVMQVDKALLDIGRATAGERVVICAGVPPGVPGTTNGMRVHRIGSSGRGSGI, from the coding sequence ATGCGCCGCGCCAAGATTGTTGCCACAATGGGTCCAGCAACCGCTGAATTGGACGCCTTGCGCGGTCTGATCGCTGCCGGCATGGACGTGGCCCGATTAAACCTCTCCCATGGCACCCACGAGCAGCATGCTGAGCAATATGCCCGTATCCGCCAGGCAGCAGATGAGAGTGGGCGAGCAGTAGGCATTTTGGCTGACCTTCAGGGGCCAAAGATTCGCCTAGGTAAGTTCGCTTCTGGTCCCGTGCTGTTAAACGTTGGCGATGAATTCATCGTGACTACCGAAGACGTTCCAGGTGACGCGAAGATGGTTGGCACCACCTACAAGGATCTTCCGCAAGATGTGAAGCCGGGCGATTTCGTGCTCGTTGATGACGGCCGTATAGCTCTTGAAGTTGCCCGTGTTGAAGGGCCACGCGTGGTCACGATCGTGAAAGAAGGCGGTCGAGTTTCTGACAACAAGGGATTCAACCTGCCAGGTGCAGCGATGAGCGTTCCTGCGCTCTCTGACAAGGATCGTGATGATCTTCGTTGGGCCTTGCGTATTGGTTGCGACATGATCGCGTTGTCATTCGTGCGAAGTGCCGCAGATCTTGATGATGTCCACGCAATCATGCAGGAAGAAAGCGTGCGCATCCCAGTGCTGGCGAAGGTTGAAAAGCCACAAGCCGTTGATAACTTGCAAGAAATCGTTGATGCCTTTGACGGTGTGATGGTAGCTCGTGGTGACCTCGGCGTTGAGTTGCCATTGGAGCAAGTTCCGTTGGTGCAAAAGCGCGCAATCCATATGTGTCGTGAAGCAGGCAAGCCAGTCATCGTGGCAACCCAAATGCTTGACTCAATGATCAGTGCGAACCGACCAACGCGCGCAGAAGCAAGTGACGTTGCCAACGCAGTGCTCGATGGTGCCGATGCCCTCATGCTTTCTGGCGAAACCAGTGTGGGTGCTCATCCGATCACTGTGGTGGAAACGATGGCTCGCATCATCACCCACGTTGAATCTGAAGCACTTGATCGCATGCCAGTGCTTGACGAATCACATGCCGGATCAACAAACCGTGCATTGACACATGCGGCTGTGTCAGTTGCTGACGATGTCAAGGCGACCTATCTCATTGCCTTCACCGAAACCGGTACCTCGGCTCGGTTGATCGCTCGCTGGCGCAGTGCCACCAAGCTTCTTGCTTTCACTCCCAATCAGCGCGTACGCAGCCAATTGGCGTTGGTGTGGGGAGTGGAGACTTTCCTCGTGCCACAGGTTGAGCACACCGATGACATGGTCATGCAGGTAGACAAGGCACTGCTGGATATTGGCCGCGCCACCGCAGGTGAGCGAGTGGTGATCTGTGCAGGTGTGCCACCGGGCGTTCCAGGCACCACCAACGGCATGCGCGTACACCGCATTGGCTCTTCTGGTCGTGGGTCAGGAATTTAG
- a CDS encoding glutamate synthase subunit beta has protein sequence MADPKGFLNVGRSTPTRRPVDVRLQDWREVYEDFGTQNVEKQASRCMDCGIPFCNNGCPLGNLIPEWNDLVYRQDWQVAIERLHATNNFPEFTGRLCPAPCETACVLGINQDPVTIKQVEVSIIEKAFEEGWVAPQVPERVSGRTVAVVGSGPAGLAAAQQLARAGHTVAVYERADRIGGLMRYGIPEFKMEKSILDRRLAQMEEEGVRFRPGVEIGIDVTGQDLRKRYDAVVIAIGATKWRDLPVPGRELKGIYQAMEVLPLANRVQEGDLDSSPLDVAGKHVVIIGGGDTGADCLGTSHRQGAASVTQLEILPTPPQTRPDSQPWPTYPMTYRTSSAHEEGGERLFAVSTTHFVDDGNGNVKALALVEVEPFEGGFRPVAGSEREIPADVVMLAMGFTGPEVDAIAEQFELKVDGRGNLERDAKYATDVEGVFVAGDAGRGQSLIVWAIAEGRAAAAAVDEFLTGSTALPAPIPSTARQLLV, from the coding sequence ATGGCTGATCCAAAGGGATTCCTCAACGTAGGTCGTTCCACACCGACCCGTCGTCCAGTAGATGTGCGCTTGCAAGACTGGCGCGAGGTGTACGAAGACTTCGGTACGCAGAATGTGGAAAAGCAGGCAAGTCGTTGCATGGATTGCGGTATTCCGTTCTGCAACAACGGCTGCCCGCTTGGCAACCTCATTCCTGAATGGAATGACTTGGTTTATCGCCAGGATTGGCAAGTTGCCATTGAGCGTTTGCATGCAACCAATAACTTCCCTGAGTTCACCGGTCGTTTGTGCCCAGCGCCTTGTGAAACCGCATGCGTGCTGGGCATCAACCAAGATCCAGTCACCATTAAGCAGGTTGAAGTCTCGATTATTGAAAAGGCTTTCGAAGAAGGTTGGGTTGCGCCTCAGGTACCCGAGAGAGTCAGCGGTCGCACGGTTGCTGTTGTTGGTTCAGGCCCTGCGGGCCTTGCTGCTGCACAACAGCTTGCTCGCGCAGGACACACCGTTGCGGTGTACGAGCGTGCAGATCGCATTGGTGGCTTAATGCGTTATGGCATTCCAGAGTTCAAAATGGAAAAGAGCATTCTTGATCGCCGTCTTGCCCAGATGGAAGAAGAAGGTGTGCGCTTTCGTCCGGGCGTTGAGATTGGCATTGACGTCACAGGTCAAGATCTTCGCAAGCGTTATGACGCAGTAGTCATCGCGATTGGCGCAACGAAGTGGCGCGATCTTCCTGTACCTGGCCGAGAACTCAAGGGCATTTATCAGGCCATGGAAGTTCTTCCACTAGCTAACCGCGTGCAAGAGGGTGACCTTGATTCGTCACCACTTGATGTTGCGGGTAAGCATGTGGTGATCATCGGTGGCGGCGACACAGGTGCTGACTGCCTGGGCACTTCGCATCGTCAAGGCGCAGCTTCAGTGACCCAGTTGGAAATTCTTCCAACGCCACCACAGACGCGACCAGATAGTCAGCCATGGCCGACCTACCCAATGACCTACCGCACGTCGAGTGCTCACGAAGAAGGTGGCGAGCGTTTGTTCGCCGTGTCCACCACACACTTCGTTGATGATGGCAATGGCAATGTGAAGGCGTTAGCTCTAGTTGAAGTTGAACCGTTTGAAGGCGGCTTCCGCCCAGTTGCTGGTTCAGAACGTGAAATTCCAGCTGATGTTGTGATGTTGGCGATGGGCTTCACTGGCCCAGAGGTCGACGCTATTGCTGAGCAGTTCGAACTCAAGGTTGATGGTCGCGGCAACTTAGAGCGCGATGCCAAATACGCAACCGATGTTGAGGGCGTCTTTGTGGCAGGCGATGCTGGCCGCGGTCAGTCGCTCATCGTGTGGGCAATTGCAGAAGGTCGCGCTGCGGCAGCTGCGGTTGATGAATTCCTCACCGGCAGCACCGCGCTTCCGGCACCAATTCCATCAACTGCACGTCAGTTGCTGGTCTAG